A window from Felis catus isolate Fca126 chromosome B1, F.catus_Fca126_mat1.0, whole genome shotgun sequence encodes these proteins:
- the STMN4 gene encoding stathmin-4 isoform X1, with protein MTLAAYKEKMKELPLVSLFCSCFLADPLNKSSYKYEGWCGRQCRRKDQSQRKDSADWRERREQADTVDLNWCVISDMEVIELNKCTSGQSFEVILKPPSFDGVPEFNASLPRRRDPSLEEIQKKLEAAEERRKYQEAELLKHLAEKREHEREVIQKAIEENNNFIKMAKEKLAQKMESNKENREAHLAAMLERLQEKDKHAEEVRKNKELKEEASR; from the exons ATGACCCTCGCCG CCTACAAAGAGAAGATGAAGGAGCTCCCACTGGTGTCCTTGTTCTGCTCCTGTTTTCTGGCCGATCCTCTGAATAAATCATCCTATAAATACGAAG GCTGGTGTGGGAGACAGTGTAGGAGGAAAGATCAAAGCCAGCGGAAAGACAGTGCTgactggagagaaagaagagagcagg CAGACACAGTGGACCTGAACTGGTGTGTAATTTCCGACATGGAAGTCATTGAGCTGAACAAATGTACCTCGGGCCAGTCCTTTGAAGTCATCCTGAAGCCACCTTCCTTCGATGGGGTCCCCGAGTTCAATGCCTCCCTACCCAGGCGGCGAGACCCATCACTGGAAGAGATCCAGAAGAAACTAGAAGCAGCTGAGGAGCGAAGAAAG TACCAGGAAGCTGAGCTCCTGAAACACCTAGCAGAGAAACGAGAACACGAGCGGGAGGTGATCCAAAAAGCCATTGAGGAAAACAACAATTTCATCAAGATGGCTAAGGAAAAACTGGCCCAGAAGATGGAATCCAATAAGGAAAACCGGGAGGCCCATCTTGCCGCCATGTTGGAACGGCTGCAAGAGAAG GACAAGCACGCGGAAGAGGTGCGGAAAAACAAGGAGCTGAAGGAAGAGGCCTCCAGGTAA
- the STMN4 gene encoding stathmin-4 isoform X3, translating to MTLAAYKEKMKELPLVSLFCSCFLADPLNKSSYKYEADTVDLNWCVISDMEVIELNKCTSGQSFEVILKPPSFDGVPEFNASLPRRRDPSLEEIQKKLEAAEERRKYQEAELLKHLAEKREHEREVIQKAIEENNNFIKMAKEKLAQKMESNKENREAHLAAMLERLQEKDKHAEEVRKNKELKEEASR from the exons ATGACCCTCGCCG CCTACAAAGAGAAGATGAAGGAGCTCCCACTGGTGTCCTTGTTCTGCTCCTGTTTTCTGGCCGATCCTCTGAATAAATCATCCTATAAATACGAAG CAGACACAGTGGACCTGAACTGGTGTGTAATTTCCGACATGGAAGTCATTGAGCTGAACAAATGTACCTCGGGCCAGTCCTTTGAAGTCATCCTGAAGCCACCTTCCTTCGATGGGGTCCCCGAGTTCAATGCCTCCCTACCCAGGCGGCGAGACCCATCACTGGAAGAGATCCAGAAGAAACTAGAAGCAGCTGAGGAGCGAAGAAAG TACCAGGAAGCTGAGCTCCTGAAACACCTAGCAGAGAAACGAGAACACGAGCGGGAGGTGATCCAAAAAGCCATTGAGGAAAACAACAATTTCATCAAGATGGCTAAGGAAAAACTGGCCCAGAAGATGGAATCCAATAAGGAAAACCGGGAGGCCCATCTTGCCGCCATGTTGGAACGGCTGCAAGAGAAG GACAAGCACGCGGAAGAGGTGCGGAAAAACAAGGAGCTGAAGGAAGAGGCCTCCAGGTAA
- the STMN4 gene encoding stathmin-4 isoform X2, which yields MTLAAYKEKMKELPLVSLFCSCFLADPLNKSSYKYEGWCGRQCRRKDQSQRKDSADWRERREQADTVDLNWCVISDMEVIELNKCTSGQSFEVILKPPSFDGVPEFNASLPRRRDPSLEEIQKKLEAAEERRKYQEAELLKHLAEKREHEREVIQKAIEENNNFIKMAKEKLAQKMESNKENREAHLAAMLERLQEKEPPAAR from the exons ATGACCCTCGCCG CCTACAAAGAGAAGATGAAGGAGCTCCCACTGGTGTCCTTGTTCTGCTCCTGTTTTCTGGCCGATCCTCTGAATAAATCATCCTATAAATACGAAG GCTGGTGTGGGAGACAGTGTAGGAGGAAAGATCAAAGCCAGCGGAAAGACAGTGCTgactggagagaaagaagagagcagg CAGACACAGTGGACCTGAACTGGTGTGTAATTTCCGACATGGAAGTCATTGAGCTGAACAAATGTACCTCGGGCCAGTCCTTTGAAGTCATCCTGAAGCCACCTTCCTTCGATGGGGTCCCCGAGTTCAATGCCTCCCTACCCAGGCGGCGAGACCCATCACTGGAAGAGATCCAGAAGAAACTAGAAGCAGCTGAGGAGCGAAGAAAG TACCAGGAAGCTGAGCTCCTGAAACACCTAGCAGAGAAACGAGAACACGAGCGGGAGGTGATCCAAAAAGCCATTGAGGAAAACAACAATTTCATCAAGATGGCTAAGGAAAAACTGGCCCAGAAGATGGAATCCAATAAGGAAAACCGGGAGGCCCATCTTGCCGCCATGTTGGAACGGCTGCAAGAGAAG GAGCCGCCTGCTGCGCGGTGA
- the STMN4 gene encoding stathmin-4 isoform X4 encodes MTLAAYKEKMKELPLVSLFCSCFLADPLNKSSYKYEADTVDLNWCVISDMEVIELNKCTSGQSFEVILKPPSFDGVPEFNASLPRRRDPSLEEIQKKLEAAEERRKYQEAELLKHLAEKREHEREVIQKAIEENNNFIKMAKEKLAQKMESNKENREAHLAAMLERLQEKEPPAAR; translated from the exons ATGACCCTCGCCG CCTACAAAGAGAAGATGAAGGAGCTCCCACTGGTGTCCTTGTTCTGCTCCTGTTTTCTGGCCGATCCTCTGAATAAATCATCCTATAAATACGAAG CAGACACAGTGGACCTGAACTGGTGTGTAATTTCCGACATGGAAGTCATTGAGCTGAACAAATGTACCTCGGGCCAGTCCTTTGAAGTCATCCTGAAGCCACCTTCCTTCGATGGGGTCCCCGAGTTCAATGCCTCCCTACCCAGGCGGCGAGACCCATCACTGGAAGAGATCCAGAAGAAACTAGAAGCAGCTGAGGAGCGAAGAAAG TACCAGGAAGCTGAGCTCCTGAAACACCTAGCAGAGAAACGAGAACACGAGCGGGAGGTGATCCAAAAAGCCATTGAGGAAAACAACAATTTCATCAAGATGGCTAAGGAAAAACTGGCCCAGAAGATGGAATCCAATAAGGAAAACCGGGAGGCCCATCTTGCCGCCATGTTGGAACGGCTGCAAGAGAAG GAGCCGCCTGCTGCGCGGTGA